A single genomic interval of Bacillus alveayuensis harbors:
- a CDS encoding hypothetical protein (product_source=Hypo-rule applied; cath_funfam=1.20.5.170; smart=SM00338; superfamily=57959): MNIHDLQSTILLKTQVIDHLKNKNRLLENEIEYLKKELESEKKD, encoded by the coding sequence ATGAATATTCATGACTTACAAAGTACAATTTTACTTAAAACTCAAGTAATAGATCATTTAAAAAACAAAAATCGTTTACTGGAGAATGAGATTGAGTATCTAAAAAAAGAACTAGAGTCCGAAAAAAAAGACTGA